CAAATACTCCAGGCTATGCCTGGAATGGCTACCTTCTCATCCAAGCCACAACCGATCAGAGGAGGAAAAGCGTTAATGTGTGTTCTTCGTCctttaaccacaaaggaagagaaCGAATATACAGAAACTCAAGAAACCCAGAAAAAAGACACTTTGaacaaaggaaatggaaatgataaaGAATCAAATGTTGTACAACTGtgattttaataaagaaaaatatgcttctGAGAGAAGAGAGCCGAGCTCATTGGTCTGTGGTCCTCCAAAGAACGCAGGTGGTATCTAGTTGCGGGTAAGTATTGCAACTGTCGAGAGCACCTGGTCTTTCACACAGTTCAGTAACTCTCcgtttttagaaaaagataagccttgttcttcttgtttctttttaggaGGGATATATCCACTGAGATGAGAGGCCAAACTTCGTTTTTCACGAGATTTTTTTACCTTTGGGAATAAGGAAGATAGATagacaattagaaataaaaatcaaaattatctgAATTAATTTTGCAATAGTTGTATGTACCACCAGGTATAGGTATACAACAGTCCTTTATAAGACGGACAAGTCTTCAGTAGTAGTGCAGACTCACACAGTAGTTGAAAATACTCCCAACAGACTCCATCTGGctttatttaatgaattatttttttgagacaagagtctcgttctgtcacccaagctagagagTAGAggtatcacagctcactgcaacctccaactcctgggcctaagcgaaTTTTTTGTAgcgaaggggtctcactcttgctcaggctggtctccagctcctgagctcaagagatcctcccacctcagccgccttgagtactaggattacaggcgtgagccaccacagccaggccctaaataatttctgttttaaagacaTAGCTTGCCTAAGAAATTCCAACTTActttaaacttcattttcttcttgtcaGGATCATGTACAATGGCATGCCTAGTGAGACTTTGctacaatgaaagaaaaagaaaaaagttacgtTTTAAAAACATTGACATTTGGTGTCTATTAATATGAAACCTCCatgagttatttaaaatgtcaaccTTCTTTCTGTTATGCTCTGTTTAGGGATATGACCACCTAATACCCCACCAGCGCTAAGGAAGGATTTCTCCTCAAATCCTGGACTTAAATCATTACCTTTTCTAAGGATCCAGGTTAGGAATTTATATAATCCCAACCACCAGTGGTGTCTTAGTTCTTTTACAAGGGGAGGGGGAACCTGTTGTAAGTGAACTATTCCAAGCCGAAGGAGGTTCTTTAACTGCGTCTGTTTAAGCAGTGTTCATAAACACCAGCGGGAAATCTGACCAACGTCTTGTCTTTGATGATAAAGCCGACCACCATCAGCTCCCCACTGTCTTCTAATGATCTGGACCTCTGCTGAGTgagtcttctctctctccagtCTTCATTAAGATTCATGGTAAAAACCTCCCAGAGCGAGTCTGCAGAACTGCACAGGCCCCTCCCACTGTGTGCCGTGTCCTTACCTGGCTGGCTGCTGAAACCTGAAGCAGATCTCACAGTTCTGTGTTCCCTGGTCTCCCTGCTACCCGTTCTCATTCTCAGTCCCTAGATAGTGGGGGTCTAAAAGGACACCTGAAGCATCAGCATGCTCTTATGACCAGTCAGTGTACGATACCAAGGCCACTGGTTCTCATCTTTAGAACACGTAAGGATCCCCTAAAGGGTTTGGTAAAACAGATTCTGGTCACAACCCgagattctgactcagcaggtctaGGGTGGGCCATGAGCCTGCATTTCCAAGTTCCCAACTGACACTCCTGGTGTAGGGCCATactctgagaaccactggccttGGCAAAGCTGGTTGTTCTGTCACCTTTAGttaagaaccacccagctgaagCAAGAGTGGAAGGTGTGTCTGGAGCCCACCCTGGGATGCAGGGCTCCCAGTGTGACGGCCACAGACTACAGGACTGCGTATGAGAGTGAGCACTTACTTTCATTGCAAATGTTTTGCCACAGCCAGCGTGTTCACACACAAAAGGACGCTTTTCCTCATGAAAAGAGAGGATATGGCTTTGGAGATTGAACACAGTCGTGTAGGTTCTTCCGCAGCCTTCTCTTGGACATCGACATACAGCCCTTTCTGGGGCATGAGTTTTCATATGTTGCTTAAGATATTCTTTGCGTTTAAATGTTTTCCGGCATACTTCACATGTTATTTCCTCTGTTGGAATAGACAAATTTAACCAATTTCCTCAGATgttaccacaaagaaaaaaatactgaacacGTAAGTAACATTCAATGCCCAAAACCTTGTCACTATACACAAATTAGAAATTTCTAAGGAGCCTAACTCCAGTTTTTATCACCTAGAAAGTTTGTGTCAATTCTCCTAAGTCCTTACATTACATATAGTCACTGTTCACTTGCCAGGGGGCAGAGGCTCTGAGCACGGTGGCTGTGGGCagtttgagaaaatgaaatagatgTTTGGTTTCCTTACTCGTCCTCCAGTACGCAGGACACTGTTTCCCAAACTGCCCTGCAGAACGCTAGTGCCTCCCGAGATTCTACACTGCAGCTGCCGCAGCCATGAAGCGTGCTACGTGTGCGTGGCGGTAGTAGCTCTGAGAGACCCGGCACAGCCCTGCTCATCTGTCCTACAGCCTGAGCACCCAGCTCTTCAGAAAGCATCACATTGAAACCCTTTTACTTTAAAGCACAGTTAACGTTTCACTCTGGAAAAGCACCAATCAGTTCTGTAGGAACAGGTATTCATGTCACTCCATTCATGCCTGCCTTACCTCTATGGGTTTCTCTCACATGTTTCAGAAGTTCTGTCCATGTTTTTGCCACAAAAGAACATCCTTTTTGACAAATATagcctgtttaaaaaaataaaaagaaaaagtaggttGGTGAGTGCATTGCTTATCATGAATACCCAGTGTAAGCACTGACCATAACTAGAAGGGAACCTTTCCTGCctgtataatttttcttccacCTCCCAATAGTATTGTTAGTCTCTAGAGGTAGGAATAAACATTAAGAAAGGTTTGTGTTACAGTAAAACTAAACAATTGCATAGCAAGGTGCTTCACATCAGGGTTTTACCTTAGAGCAGACTTCACAAGGTGGATGCCTTTCCCTCTCCTATTCTCTGGAAGTTGGGTGTGCAGTATATGGACTCCAGCTTCTTCAGTCCCCTGTGTCTCTAAGTCCCAAACCTTTCCCCTACCTGCTCTGTGCTTGTCTATTTTTTGCAAAAGTGTTCTAAGGTGCTTTGTTCTTGGCAGAACACCAAAGTCTCAGCAGTTATAGTGCCCACCCTCTGGTTTCCTCTAGTCTTGCCATCTTGTAAGTTTCCTACTACATAAAAGAAATTGAGTCCagctaaggaagaaaataaactacaaGAACCCAGAGAAAAATACTGAACTCTGCACATGCACAAAGCACTAAAATTGGATTAATCAATGTAACAGCCAGGCTGAGTTTCACCCACTAGAAACTAAAAAGAATGAGGCTGCCTCTCATGCTCAGCTACTAATctcttaaaaatcatataaaaatcataaattctaGGACCTGGgatattaaaataccaaaaatccTCGTGGAAACAGATAATAGATTCAAGTAGTTAATATAATCAagtctttttgaaaaaagtaacATCTAATGGCTCTGAAAACTATTATCCAAGCCTTTTGAGTAGCCAACAAGGACAAGAATGGCATGGGTGGTAAACAGAAGAGGTTAAGAACCAAGTAAAGAAGCAAAGCCTTGTCTGGAGTACTGACACGTTCATACGTGTGAAGTGTAACGAAGCCCCTGTGAACAACAGTAAGTTTGAATGGCAGGGCCGCAATGACACAGCAGTGGAAGGACACATGCAGTGCCTCTTTGGATAAGAGTGTAAGACCTGCATAAGCAGAAcggtgcccccccccccacagagTCCCATCTTCTCAACATGACCACGGATAGACTAGAAGGCACCGAGTATTCAGCAAGCCCCTCAGAGTCGGTACACCCAGGGCTGCCCACACGCACCCTCGTGGATCTTGCTGTGTCGTTTCAGCTTGCTGGGCGTGGCAAAGTGCTTCCCACATCCTTCCTGGGGACACCTGCGTTAGCAACACAAGAGTGTTAGCTGATCCGTTTTCAGAGCGAACTCCACTTAGGGTAAGTGGTATTTTCTCGTATTTCTCCCACCAAAGTCTCACCTCTTCCCACAACCAAACCCATcctataaaaataagatttaaaatgtaGACCTAATCAGAAGTGAAGTTAAAGGTATTTAACCAGCCGTGGACCAAAATATACTGTTTCAGAGGGACAGTCACGTTACTTGTTTTGCTTATGTGAccaaattaaacattattttcgCTTTTATACCTCTGAAAATATACTCTTCCATGGCTACAGAAAAGATACTTCAGGAGGTTATCTGACTGGACTTAGGTCCACACCACTGCCACTCTGAATTGCTTGTATCTAGTTTTCCTAATGATGCTGCACAGGGGTTGTGTGATCTGAGAACACAACAGCAGATGCATCAACCCTGGGTGCGCAGTAAAAAGCACGTGCCACTTCTGTGCTGAAGCCATCAGAACAAGAATAAGTGGCAGAGCCGCAAGCAAGGACAGGCACCAGGCGTGGTCACAGCAACTCAGAGGCACAGGACAGCCTGTGTGAGCCTGGAGGAAGGCACTGGCCAGCCACAGCTGTGCAGAGCCGCCAGCCCATTCCAGGTCTTGTCTAATGCGTTCAGCCTGCAGTTGGTCCCTCTCTAACTGCAGGCCAAGTCCAATTACTTTTGTTCCGCAAGAATAATGTGTATCTTCATAATGACATTTCATATACTTGAATATGCTCTCTTTGAATAGGTAAGTCATTTCTTAGCCTTCCCTTCAAGTTTAACCACAACTGTAATAATcttacaaattattttgaaatattttagagaaacaaaagcaaaattaaacttttaaaatgcccctaaatataaatatgcacacacaGTACACATTAACAGAAAAACATTGATTAGGAAACTGTTTCAAAACACTTGTTTCCAACCTTTGCATTTCAGTCTCATTCACACCCAGAATTTAAGAGATTTTCAGCCATGTGAGTACTTACTTGAATAGTGGTTCGTTGGTGTGCTGGCACTGATGGGTTTTCAGCTGCTGATGTTTCTTAAAGGTCTTCTTGCAACCTTCAAAATTGCACTGTTTCGTAAAGGTTTGTTAGtcttgagaaaaatattaaaaaatcaacagtTCATAACAATCCTCTCAAGATAAAACTATTTTGGAGACTATATAACTGCTACTTTCAACCCATTTAGTTACTGTAAAATTCTACTTTATCTCAAGAAGCTTTAAGagtaatgacattttaaaaagcaaaaatgtttcaGTTGAGGTAGTCTCTCAAAAATACACTTTAATCCACACAATGTTTGCTtccaaaataaaacctttatgATTACGATAGCTAGTGCAGACTAAATTCAGATATTTGACAGGAAAGTCTGGTTGATGAAAACTTTAGAAACATAGGAAGtgtaaaaacttttcaaaaacctTAAGCATTTAATTCATACTTACTACATACtgtttttgctgattttcatgTTTGCGTTCAAAATGTTTCTTCAAGTTTGATTTTGTGTTGAATTTTTGGTCACAGCCAACAGCTGCACAACTGCAAAAAGTTGTataaaccaaaatattaacaaaccaaGGCAAGAGAAGTTTTAAGATGCATATATCCTCCCACTTTATAAAAGCTAATTATTCCAAATAGTATAAAATAGCCTTTAGCAAATTCCAAAGTGTTAAGCCATACCAGGTAGGCCTCTCACAGCCTATCATGTAACCTGTTACATGTGACTATCATGGAACAAGATGCTTTTTTATGTTAGGCTTTTGAAATTATGCATACTGCACCAGATACCCCTTATACATGGGGCAGAAGGGAAGGTGAAAATACTAGTCCCAGAGACCTAAACCCTGCTCTGGCTTATGCTTAAGTTATTCTCAGTTTAGAATCTGATAACCATAACACTGCTTGAAATGTCACtaaatttcatttccaaaaagacttaaaaaaaaaaaactggtctCAGCTTATAATTAGAAGTAAAATAGATACTTAAAGCAAAACCATAAGCCATTATGCCTCCTGGCATATCACCAAGCCACTCCAGTTCCCCTTGTCTTGGCATCTTGACCTTGAATGATCTAAAtcctttgtgaatttttttttttaaggaaaatatgtgCTTTTTGTGATGAGTCTTCCTCAGCCTGAGGGATGAAGCAGGGGGAGCCTCGATCTTAGGTATCGCTCAATGATAACACTGAACAACATTCATGTCGGGCACGTGTTCGCCCCAGAGCCAGGCAGAGAACGACCAGACAGTGGGAGGCACAGTGTGGAGGCCCACATGTGGGAGGGGCACTGGGGCAGGGTTCACCAGAAGCCCCCACCACCACAGGGACAAAGCGTTGAGTGCTAACTGGGCAGGTAACCAACATAAAGCGTCCTCTAGTCTCCCTTGCAACTAAGGGTGGCCACGTAGGTAGGTCCAGCCCATCTTGCTCAATGCCCACAAAGTGTCTAAAAAGGGGGCACACCTCTGtgccctctcttccttcctgccaGCTGGAATGCTTATGCAACAGCCGGGCACCAACAGGCTTCTTGGGCCATAAGGGTGAAGCCTCAAGATGAGGATGGCAGAGAGACCAGTTACAAGGAGCCCCTGGCTCCTAACCTTTGCATTTCACTCACACAAGAGAAGAGCCTATCTTGGTTAACCTGTCTTGTGCTGGGTTTCCTGTCATTCTTGACTTAAACCTGACACAGACATCTAACCCAGTATGAGTGTGGGGCACGAAGACATGGCTAGGAAGAGTCCTGACAGGAACAAACAGCAGGTACAGGGGTGTGAAAGACCCTGGAAAacttggggggcgggggggtgctGGACCACAATTTCATGACTGAGTCAAGCAAATGGGGCGAGATAAGCAGGAAAGGGCCAAATCACACAGGTCATCTTACAACGCACTGGGCTTCATGCACAAGCAGAGCTTAAAACCACTGCATAGCTTTACGAAGGGAAGCATCCCGGAGGGTGCCATGGGAGGGGCCAGTCTGCAGGCAGAGAACACTCTCAGTCGTTCAAGTGAGGAGCAGAGGCCTGAGATGACAGTGGGGCCACTGGAGCAGGGAAGGGTCTGAGGGATGAGTTACCGGACCCAATAACCTACTTGTTGCAGGGGATGGGAGGGAAGGATGGGTCCAGGGAGCCACTTTATCTTTGCTGTGGGTCACAAGATGGACAAGTCGGCCACCTCCCCAGACAATGGGgagaaaaccaaagagaaaggTGAGCTCAGTTTGGACTGTGAGGAATTTTGGCCACATGAAATTTAAGAAGCCACAGAGACAACCAAGTAGCACTGGTGAGCGAGCAGCCAGATACGGAGACCCAGACTGTGAGTGTCACCGTGGAGCTGTTCCTGGCTGCAGTGTTTTCCTCCATCCTGCCCCTACCCAAccagcaccccccccccactaATCCCCACACAGCTGACGTTTTTAGTTTTGTTACATAATGTCTGGGGTTTCTTTATACAGACAGTAACAAATTCAGTTTCTTCCTGCCCATCCAACATGCCCCCCCCACCAGTGCttttttaacatacaaaaagGTATCCCACTATAGAGGACTCTTCTGCACCCTGGTTTTTCGATTGGTGTGCCCTGGCAGTTTTCTCCTGGTTTCACAGAGAGCATCTTCTAGCTGTACAGTGTTCCACTGTGTTCATGTACTTTAACCTGTCCCTGCTGGTGAGTATTTGGTTTGATTCCAGCATTTTGCTACTATTAACAGTGTTGCACATAACCTTGGACATACATTTAATGCAGGTGCAGTGTATCTGTAAGTCCCCCAAAGTGAAACTTCCAGGTCAAAGACTATGTCCCAGCACTATTTTGAAGAACACTTTGGTTACTCTTTGCTAGTCTGGGTgaactatattttgaaataaaataagcttCACTTAGGGTCACTGATTTGATAAACACTGTTCACTTGAGCAGGGACTGAAAGACATCTGCCACCTGTGGCACTTTGCTTCACTCCCGCTGGCTAGCACACTCGCAAGACAGGGCCTCTCCACATGGAAAAGTGACAGTGAAGTCTGTCCTATGTCAAGAATCAGACGCTTCACATTCATTATCATctttaaactaaaagaaattcaTCTTAGGTCATTAGAAAACCTTACTGCTCTAAGAATTGTCTCATATAACAAAATTATGATACTAAAGCCTAACGTCTGAAAAAACTGCTATGCAGCTATTTCCTGATATGGTACCCTACAGAAAGCTCTGGACATCTATTacagttattttgatttttcagtgaaaactAAATGTTTTCATGGAACATTTTGGTTAGTGGTTCTCAATGCATGTAAACcagaccagcaacatcagcatcacctggaaacttgctAGAAAAGCAGATTCTCTGGCCCCATCCCACACCTACCGAATCAGAAACTCAGAGGTATGTTTTACAAGCTcttcaggtgatgctgatgcaccGTAAATTTGCAATCCACTGTCTTAAGGAAGTAGCTGATAGGAAAGCAGTATCTCTACCCTTTCAGAAATAATCAGCAACTCctggaaaaacaaattaaaacttgTATGGCAGTGGTGCAAAGGCCTAATTCAAAGAAATACAAGGTAAACTATTAAAAACTCCATTTCATGCTTATATCTCTTATCCCAGCAGCTTATAAAGAATGGGCTGTTGATAAAGACCCTGACAACACAGGGAACCATTTTTCCATCCAGTCAGAACTGTATGTTTCCAAGCttgatttcttgttttctatatatcttaAGGGGAGATGAGAGGACACAAACTCAAGAGAACTTCAGATTAACTCACTCCTGAATTTATTACACACAAATGACTCACAAACCCCTATTCTCTTCCACACAttcaaaatctattctcttaTATACAAGAATGAATGAAGCTTCACATTATTGATCTTATGAGTTAACAATCAATCTTCTTACCAGGTCTATATGCCAAACACCCCCTTCAAAGGCCTAAAAATAGTTCTCTACTTACACAAACggcttttctccagtatgaatcaGGATGTGGCGACTCAGATGGTAGTCCCTGACAAAGGCTTTGCCACACCCTTCATGGTCACAAACAAATGGTCTCtagcaggaagaaaagaaaaaacatgtcaGTCTTTCCCTAGTTAAGTTATTAATCGTGGTTATTATTTAAAAGGTTAAAGTGTCAGGTAGGCAAAGCCACAGACTCCCTCTCCAGAGGTGGTTTCCACTCAGAAAGTGTGTTTGGCACCTGGCTACACCAAGGCAAGACAAGGTTTTCCTGCATGAAGTTACACAATATAAATGCCACAACTTCTCACAATGTGACTGCAGATAACAGTGATATCTGCTCTATGAACAGCATTTGAAATAAGCAGGCAGCCTTCCTGGTAACGATATAGCATTGTTAACCTGCTCCTAACCTGACACCAGACTTCCATGGCAACCCCCTCTGGAAGACTACTTGCT
Above is a genomic segment from Lemur catta isolate mLemCat1 chromosome 13, mLemCat1.pri, whole genome shotgun sequence containing:
- the GTF3A gene encoding transcription factor IIIA, whose translation is MCVDFALGDRLQQQMRKATGGPASQMHSHSPVLLRPDETGLITVFPTFKMRRLRAGVGIKNYDLIGSGTLWALEFCKDLRVTLASGQAEEPPSGASGGSRYRARKEANPHRAQTDNVGGAALPEVRLEPGPRAQVRCTGLRAWPGARLGTLEPPASVAEAVSSLTIADAFVEAGESPGPPPPPPALPRRFICSFPDCSASYNKAWKLDAHLCKHTGERPFVCDHEGCGKAFVRDYHLSRHILIHTGEKPFVCAAVGCDQKFNTKSNLKKHFERKHENQQKQYVCNFEGCKKTFKKHQQLKTHQCQHTNEPLFKCPQEGCGKHFATPSKLKRHSKIHEGYICQKGCSFVAKTWTELLKHVRETHREEITCEVCRKTFKRKEYLKQHMKTHAPERAVCRCPREGCGRTYTTVFNLQSHILSFHEEKRPFVCEHAGCGKTFAMKQSLTRHAIVHDPDKKKMKFKVKKSREKRSLASHLSGYIPPKKKQEEQGLSFSKNGELLNCVKDQVLSTVAILTRN